One window of the Onthophagus taurus isolate NC unplaced genomic scaffold, IU_Otau_3.0 ScKx7SY_16, whole genome shotgun sequence genome contains the following:
- the LOC111415374 gene encoding uncharacterized protein, translating to MVRLYWFSRTSRIVALCSAANFINSADRVIMPIAIIPMTDEFHWTLHEQGWILSAFAFGYFTSQLLGSCSASKLGAKNVLIFSVLLWSIATFITPLLAHSFAGLVICRIVLGFAEGLGLPTIFHLFAHTIPVEERSRAFGYLIACGSVGQTVASVMCPHLLWQSSFYLFGSLGFIWVVLWGLFYPERALGNVDDTLPLHSAPQQHKTPLNPSKSPFKSTNDIKWHHFLLSKPLWAIYVAHFSMNWCTYIIMQWLPTYLSRNLGANSHSISLTAIPYIFNSLFSIASGHFADNLLQTKNWSVLNVRRLMTCIGLVGPGLFLAIFCLVDDLLLAVILVSISMGLSAANSAGHLSNHVDVAPNHSGTTFAISNTLATVPGVLCGPVTAHLVVRYGMRWAPVFLLAMAINLSGAGVYFRYGKATQVI from the exons ATGGTTCGTTTATATTGGTTTTCGCGTACATCGCGGATCGTCGCGTTATGTTCCGCCGCCAATTTCATAAACAGCGCCGATCGTGTGATAATGCCCATAGCGATCATCCCAATGACCGATGAATTTCACTGGACGTTACACGAACAAGGCTGGATATTATCCGCGTTCGCTTTCGGTTATTTCACCTCACAATTATTGGGGAGTTGTTCCGCGTCGAAATTGGGTGCAAAAAACGTGTTAATTTTTAGCGTTTTATTATGGAGTATCGCAACGTTTATCACGCCGCTTTTAGCGCATAGTTTCGCGGGTTTAGTGATTTGTAGGATCGTTTTAGGATTTGCTGAAGGGTTAGGATTGCCcacaatttttcatttattcgcTCATACGATTCCGGTTGAGGAGAGATCAAGAGCTTTTGGGTATTTAATCGCTTGCGGATCGGTTGGACAAACCGTCGCTTCTGtg atgtgCCCCCATCTTTTGTGGCAATcctcgttttatttatttggatCTTTGGGATTTATATGGGTCGTTTTGTGGGGTTTATTTTACCCCGAACGAGCTTTAGGAAACGTCGATGACACTCTCCCGCTTCATAGCGCGCCTCAACAACACAAAACGCCCCTAAACCCATCAAAATCGCCGTTTAAATCGACCAATGACATCAAATGGCATCACTTTTTACTTTCAAAACCGTTATGGGCGATTTATGTGGCGCATTTTTCGATGAATTGGTGCACTTACATCATAATGCAATGGTTGCCTACTTATTTGTCGCGAAATTTAGGCGCAAACAGCCACAGTATAAGTTTAACGGCGATTCCTTACATTTTCAACTCCTTATTTAGCATAGCAAGTGGCCATTTTGCtgataatttattacaaactaAAAATTGGAGCGTTTTGAACGTACGAAGATTAATGACGTGCATTGGGCTGGTGGGGCCTGGCTTGTTTTTGGccattttttgtttagttgACGATTTGTTGTTGGCGGTTATTTTGGTGAGCATTTCAATGGGTTTGAGTGCTGCGAATTCGGCGGGACATTTGAGTAATCACGTGGATGTGGCCCCAAATCATTCAGGGACGACTTTTGCCATTTCAAACACTTTGGCAACCGTGCCGGGGGTTTTGTGCGGTCCGGTGACGGCTCATTTGGTTGTTCGATACGGTATGAGGTGGGCCCCCGTGTTTTTGTTGGCGATGGCGATTAATTTGAGTGGGGCGGGGGTTTATTTTCGATACGGAAAAGCCACTCAAGtgatttaa
- the LOC111415375 gene encoding protein HGH1 homolog, translating to MNEIDELVRFLQLGARTDLKHLASQQILGLTATNDGITTLIKSEKVLVSLITLLHDNTAKISKNAAQTLVNITSMETSIEILLNLDLRNDSMLLKSPKNIVETTLGFISDETSEISDENCMILANLTRDDTHIEKVLDLMLSSPYSLEKLVRIFSTPDYNRKGSNLDYLASVFLNLSQSKRFRDILFENSDLLEDLTSFLTFKKSDVRRRGVAGILKNCCFDVERHKWLLSEEFEILTKLLLPLMDGAEYDEEDNEKFPVELQFLDEAKERDQDEEVRCVLLESLNQLCALKENRKFIRDNNAYVVLRELHKWEKSPKVLLACENCVDILIRTEEEINADNLKDVNIPEDLKIKLDEIN from the exons ATGAACGAAATCGATGAATTAGTGCGTTTTTTACAATTAGGAGCAAGAACCGATTTAAAACACTTAGCATCTCAACAAATATTGG gtttaaCTGCAACTAACGATGGTATTACAACACTAATTAAATCCGAAAAGGTTTTAGTGAGCCTCATAACACTTTTGCACGATAACACCgcaaagatatcaaaaaatgctGCACAAACAttagtaaacataacctcaatggAAACGTCAATTgagattttattgaatttagaCTTACGAAACGACTCTATGCTATTAAAGTCACCAAAAAATATAGTCGAAACAACTCTGGGGTTTATTTCTGATGAAACTAGCGAAATTTCCGACGAAAATTGCATGATTTTGGCCAATTTGACTCGAGATGATACTCACATTGAAAAAGTGCTCGATTTAATGTTATCTTCACCATATTCGCTTGAAAAGCTGGTCAGGATTTTCTCAACGCCCGATTATAATCGAAAAGGTTCAAATTTGGATTATTTGGCAtcggtttttttaaatttatcccAATCGAAACGATTTAGAgatattttattcgaaaattcGGATCTTTTAGAGGATTTAACgtcatttttgacgtttaaaaaatcCGATGTGAGGCGACGCGGCGTTGCTGGaatcttaaaaaattgttgttttgaTGTTGAACGTCACAAATGGTTGTTGAGCGAAGAATTCGAAATTTTAACCAAACTTTTGTTGCCATTAATGGATGGGGCTGAATACGACGAGGAAGATAACGAAAAATTCCCGGTGGAATTGCAATTTTTGGATGAAGCGAAAGAACGAGATCAAGATGAGGAGGTTCG ATGTGTTTTGTTGGAATCTTTGAATCAATTGTGcgctttaaaagaaaataggaAATTTATTAGAGATAATAATGCTTATGTTGTATTAAGAGAGCTTCATAAGTGGGAGAAAAGTCCAAAAGTATTGTTGGCATGTGAAAATTGTGTGGATATTTTAATAAGGACGGAAGAGGAAATTAACGCGGATAATCTTAAAGATGTTAACATTCCAGAGGATCTTAAAATCAAATTGGACGAAATTAACtag
- the LOC111415373 gene encoding sodium channel protein Nach-like encodes MSLQLSKILGNFGEVLKDYLLNSSFHGLKFLAQTRLHWSEKVFWFICCVLSWYSSILLIEATLDDYQHNSISFGVETNYLDWNTSFPAIFICESDNAKKISSFADKTYGDPRDYNLDEIIKEIVFYKGLSFYTLQICDKSNPACLKKNFEEINRLVRSKCEEIVKNCEWNRRKFNCCGDFAKVSTEFGECFAINSLQTEKNDVKMISNHNQGPGEFRFEIHGYANLYILGKEEVPSLTTSQMETIQITPNVKYKRLIALNEIENVKEVKNVDVSQRNCKFLDETDEIDVNLRYSYSVCCVQCRKSAQIKKCGCAHHLVPNTPFDLRCTPAQLKCLSDNYNELSILKSPWSNKTGLICDCLPSCTESDLKIVRDTKKKIDNDYAVVEVSLDRLPSERYKRNVLKDKLGLVVSTGGTAGLFIGASLLCLVELIYYFLIKPFNNYIKNV; translated from the exons ATGTCATTACAACTGTCAAAGATACTTGGAAATTTTGGGGAGgttttaaaagattatttattaaattcctCGTTCCAcggattaaaatttttagcacAAACTCGATTGCATTGGTCCGaaaa ggttttttggtttatttgttGCGTGCTCAGTTGGTACTCCTCGATCCTTTTAATCGAAGCGACTTTAGACGATTATCAACACAATTCGATCAGTTTTGGGGTTGAAACGAATTATTTAGACTGGAATACATCGTTCCCCGCAATCTTTATCTGCGAAAGCGATAATGCAAAGAAAATCTCATCATTTGCCGATAA GACTTACGGTGACCCGAGGGATTATAATTTAGACGAAATCATCAAGgaaatcgttttttataaAGGCTTATCGTTCTATACACTACAAATTTGCGACAAATCCAACCCGGCGtgcttaaaaaagaatttcgaAGAGATTAATCGATTGGTTCGAAGCAAATGCGaggaaatcgttaaaaattgcGAATGGAATCggagaaaatttaattgttgcgGGGATTTTGCGAAAGTTTCAACCGAATTTGGTGAATGTTTCGCCATAAATTCATTACAAACCGA gaaaaatgatgtaaaaatgatttctaaTCATAACCAAGGTCCCGGTGAATTCCGTTTTGAGATTCACGGTTACGCAAAt TTATACATTTTGGGTAAAGAAGAAGTCCCCAGTTTGACCACTTCCCAAATGGAAACGATCCAAATAACCCCAAACGTAAAATACAAACGATTAATCGCTTTGAATGAAATCGAAAACGTCAAAgag GTTAAAAACGTTGATGTATCTCAAAGAAACTGCAAATTCTTGGACGAAACGGACGAAATCGACGTTAATCTTCGTTATAGTTACAGCGTGTGCTGCGTGCAATGCCGAAAATCggctcaaattaaaaaatgcgGTTGCGCTCACCACTTAGTACCAAACACGC CCTTTGATTTAAGATGTACCCCCGCCCAGTTGAAATGTTTGAGCGATAATTACAACGAACTGTCGATTTTAAAATCGCCGTGGTCGAATAAGACCGGATTAATTTGCGATTGTTTGCCTAGTTGTACTGAATCCGATTTGAAAATTGTTCGAGATACCAAAAAGAA GATTGATAACGATTATGCGGTAGTCGAGGTGAGTTTGGATCGGTTGCCGAGCGAACGATACAAAAGGAAcgttttaaaggataaatTGGGTTTAGTCg TTTCTACGGGTGGCACCGCTGGATTATTTATCGGCGCTAGTTTATTGTGCCttgttgaattaatttattattttctcataaaaccatttaataattacattaaaaatgtttaa
- the LOC111415379 gene encoding sn-1-specific diacylglycerol lipase ABHD11-like has protein sequence MAQKVLMQTSLRLSFTVYKPEVPPSPKTTPIVVLHGLFGSKTNWNSTCKKLSTNLKLKRDIIAIDLRNHGDSPNLNDHNYDLMTEDLKGFIEIEKFGDKVSFLGHSMGGKVAMRYALLFPEKVQHLIVVDIAPVKYQRVKWVEHILTTLTKIKLPQNVDRATARNIVEKQLKSKIKSKETREFLLMNLISAPNGSYKWKCNYKVLQQNVHKVIDFPELKGKFEKPVLFIAGSESDYVTKEEEPSIKAHFPNYNLIYIEGAGHNVHTEKPKEFIEFCTKYLDGT, from the exons ATGGCCCAAAAAGTATTAATGCAAACCTCGCTCCGACTGTCATTCACAGTTTACAAACCGGAAGTGCCACCTTCACCGAAAACAACCCCAATTGTAGTTTTACACGGTTTATTTGGCTCCAAAACAAACTGGAACAGCACGTGCAAGAAATTATCGACcaatttaaagttgaaaagaGATATAATAGCGATTGATTTAAGAAATCACGGCGATAGCCCAAATTTGAATGACCACAACTACGATTTGATGACGGAAGATTTAAAAGGATTCAtagaaatcgaaaaatttggaGACAAAGTTAGTTTTTTAGGACACTCGATGGGTGGGAAAGTCGCGATGAGATACGCTTTACTTTTT CCGGAAAAGGTGCAGCATTTAATTGTGGTTGATATCGCCCCCGTTAAATACCAACGTGTGAAATGGGTCGAACACATTTTGACCActctaacaaaaattaagttgcCACAAAACGTTGATCGAGCCACGGCTCGAAATATCGTTGAGAAACAActcaaatcgaaaataaaatctaaagaAACTCGAgagtttttattaatgaatttgaTTTCAGCTCCAAACGGAAg TTACAAGTGGAAATGTAATTATAAAGTGTTGCAACAAAACGTACATAAAGTTATTGATTTTCCCgaattaaaaggaaaattcgAAAAGCCTGTTTTGTTTATTGCTGGAAGTGAATCGGATTATGTGAC TAAAGAGGAGGAACCGTCAATTAAAGCCCACTTCCCTAATTACAACTTGATTTATATCGAAGGAGCCGGACATAATGTGCATACGGAGAAGCCGAAGGAATTTATTGAGTTTTGCACCAAATATTTAGATGGaacttga
- the LOC111415383 gene encoding ras-related protein rab7, whose product MSTRKKVLLKVIILGDSGVGKTSLMNQYVNKKFSNQYKATIGADFLTKEVQVDDRTVTMQIWDTAGQERFQSLGVAFYRGADCCVLVFDVTAPNTFKSLDSWRDEFLIQASPREPENFPFVLLGNKVDLVEGDRSRAISSKKAQQWCQSKNNNGGVGGAGGIPYFETSAKEALNVEQAFKSIARNALSQQSQQTVCEMYNDFPDQIKLTSDRGASRGNGGGDNCAC is encoded by the exons ATGTCTACGCGCAAGAAAGTCTTGTTGAAAGTGATTATTTTGGGCGATTCGGGTGTCGGAAAAACGTCGTTGATGAATCAGTATGTGAACAAAAAGTTTTCGAACCAATACAAAGCGACGATTGGGGCCGATTTTTTAACGAAGGAGGTTCAAGTTGATGATCGAACGGTTACCATGCAGATTTGGGACACCGCCGGGCAAGAACGATTCCAATCTTTGGGGGTTGCTTTTTATCGAGGCGCGGATTGTTGCGTTTTAG tttttgatgtAACAGCTCCTAATACATTTAAATCTTTGGATAGTTGGAGagatgaatttttaatacaagcTTCTCCTAGGGAGCCAGAAAACTTTCCTTTTGTATTATTGGGGAATAAAGTTGATTTAGTTGAAGGGGATCGATCGAGAGCGATTTCATCGAAAAAAGCACAACAATGGTGTCAATCGAAGAATAATAATGGGGGAGTTGGAGGCGCTGGGGGCATCCCGTACTTTGAAACGAGCGCTAAAGAAGCTTTGAATGTTGAACAAGCTTTTAAAAGTATTGCTAGGAACGCGTTGAGCCAACAAAGTCAACAAACCGTTTGTGAAATGTACAACGACTTCCCTGATCAGATTAAATTAACCAGCGATAGAGGAGCGTCTCGAGGGAACGGGGGCGGAGATAATTGTGCATgttaa
- the LOC111415385 gene encoding gamma-secretase subunit pen-2, translating to MDLSKYSNEKKLNLCRYYFKAGFALLPFVWAVNAIWFFNEAFRKDKYNEQAQIKRYVIYSGIGALTWFIIITTWIVIYQMNRADWGIWGDYISFITPLGRA from the exons ATGGATTTATCCAAATATTCCAACGAAAAGAAACTTAATTTGTGTCGATATTACTTTAAag CTGGATTCGCTCTCTTACCCTTTGTTTGGGCTGTAAACGCGATTTGGTTCTTTAACGAAGCCTTTCGCAAAGATAAATACAATGAGCAGGCTCAAATTAAACGCT ACGTGATTTATTCAGGAATCGGAGCTTTAACTTGGTTTATAATCATTACGACTTGGATTGTTATTTATCAGATGAATCGAGCGGATTGGGGCATTTGGGGCGATTACATCTCGTTTATTACACCTTTAGGAAGAGCTTAA
- the LOC111415381 gene encoding large ribosomal subunit protein eL6, protein MRVNMADAKTQKMSEKSKEVKKPGKPRNYDLGNGIYRFSRTRMYHKKAIYKFLGKKVAPKKPKTKTQQFAEKPIGGEKNGGKRVVRTVRKRAYYATQDKILPRNSRGRSFSQHKRNLRSSLQPGTILIVLAGPHKGKRVVLLKQLFSGMLLVTGPFKINGCPMRRMHPNYVIATQTRVDLGSFKLNDSIDDEYFKRERKRRPKKEEGDIFATKKAGYKPTDQRKSDQKIVDKQVIDAIKKNADKKLLFAYLATMFGLRSSQYPHRMKF, encoded by the exons ATGCGAGTCAACATGGCTGACGCAAAAACGCAGAAG ATGTCGGAGAAGAGTAAAGAAGTGAAAAAGCCGGGAAAACCCCGCAATTACGACCTGGGAAACGGAATTTATCGGTTTTCCCGAACTCGTATGTACCAtaaaaaagcaatttataaatttttgggGAAAAAAGTCGCTCCGAAAAAACCCAAAACGAAAACCCAACAATTCGCTGAAAAACCAATTGGTGGCGagaaaaatggcggaaaacgCGTTGTTAGAACCGTGAGAAAACGCGCATATTACGCGACACAAGATaa aattttacCCAGAAACTCCCGCGGACGTTCTTTCTCCCAACACAAACGCAATTTGCGCTCATCTCTTCAACCGGGAACTATCTTAATAGTTTTGGCCGGCCCCCACAAAGGAAAACGAGTCGTCCTTTTAAAACAACTCTTCTCTGGGATGTTATTAGTTACTggtccatttaaaataaatggatGTCCCATGAGGAGGATGCACCCAAATTACGTGATTGCCACACAAACGAGGGTGGATTTGGGCTCTTTCAAACTTAATGATAGCATTGATGATGAATATTTTAAGCGCGAAAGGAAGCGTAGGCCGAAAAAGGAAGAAGGCGACATTTTTGCTACCAAAAAGGCTGGTTATAAACCAACCGATCAAAGGAAATCCGATCAGAAGATTGTTGATAAACAAGTTATTGATGCGATTAAGAAAAATGCAGACAAGAAGTTGTTGTTTGCTTATTTAGCTACTATGTTTGGGTTGAGATCCTCCCAATATCCCCATAGGATGAAGTTTTAG
- the LOC111415372 gene encoding serine/threonine-protein kinase pelle-like isoform X2, with translation MQFLGAMEVLQSYVPDKFHRLMRKKDVKQINKVSDSKIGIDNFNNIENKTDNVKKVEEFLKPINIETRDDNFSDQKPPQRSPIPKRLNNSAFSAKSDISYIADSGIPHITYEELQKSTDNWNPGHILGKGGFGIVFKGTWKCTKVAIKRIEEKGSQSPMNPVRQTVTELNSLNAYRHDNILPLYGFSFDGPHNCLIYQYMSGGSLERRIRINDALNWESRLKIAIGSARGIQFLHTTSREPLIHGDIKPANILLDENDTPRIGDFGLARKGPSVGDKTHLTISHLQGTKPYLPDEYLRGGKLSTKVDTYSFGIVLFELATGLSSYSERRKNRFLKDHVVLYDKDIVELRDARLENCEKYFLGLINIGKRCTEQCPRERPEMVEALIALEEI, from the exons ATGCAATTTTTGGGAGCAATGGAAGTTTTGCAAAGTTACGTCCCGGATAAATTCCACCGTTTAATGCggaaaaaagatgttaaacaaattaacaaaGTGTCCGATTCAAAAATTGGAATTgataactttaataatatcGAGAATAAAACGGATAACGTTAAAAAAGTCGAAGAATTCTTAAAACCGATTAATATCGAAACGAGGGATGATAATTTTTCCGACCAAAAACCACCTCAACGATCCCCAATTCCGAAAAGACTCAATAATTCAGCATTTTCCGCAAAATCCGATATATCGTACATCGCCGATTCGGGAATTCCTCACATAACCTATGAAGAATTACAAAAATCCACTGATAATTGGAATCCGGGTCATATCTTAGGAAAAGGAGGGTTCGGAATCGTTTTTAAAg gcACTTGGAAATGTACTAAAGTTGCTATTAAACGCATTGAGGAGAAAGGATCTCAATCCCCAATGAATCCCGTTCGGCAAACAGTCACAGaattaaatagtttaaatgCATATCGACACGATAACATTTTACCGCTTTACGGGTTCAGTTTTGATGGTCCCCACAACTGTTTAATCTATCAATACATGTCTGGGGGATCTTTAGAGCGTAGGATTCGAATTAATGATGCTTTAAATTGGGAATCTAGGTTAAAAATTGCGATTGGATCAGCTCG agGGATTCAATTTTTGCATACAACATCAAGAGAACCTTTGATTCACGGCGATATCAAACCGGctaatattttattagatGAAAATGACACCCCCCGAATCGGTGATTTTGGGCTTGCAAGAAAAGGACCAAGTGTTGGTGATAAAACCCATTTAACCATTAGTCATTTACAAGGAACTAAGCCATATTTACCTGATGAGTATTTGCGTGGGGGGAAATTATCGACGAAAGTTGACACTTACAGTTTTGGGATTGTTCTGTTTGAATTGGCCACGGGGTTGAGTTCGTATTCGGAAAGGAGAAAAAATCGCTTCTTAAAAGATCATGTTGTACTCTATGATAAAGATATTGTGGAGCTACGAGATGCACGATTAGAAAATTgtgagaaatattttttgggGTTAATTAATATTGGGAAAAGATGCACTGAGCAGTGTCCTAGGGAAAGACCCGAAATGGTCGAGGCGTTAATCGCTTTAGAagagatttaa
- the LOC111415372 gene encoding serine/threonine-protein kinase pelle-like isoform X1: MEESIYIYLLPYNERTKLCILLDQNEKWELLAKLMGYDDFVIQSTKREKSPSDHLLTLWGKQNHKITELFVLLSRMQFLGAMEVLQSYVPDKFHRLMRKKDVKQINKVSDSKIGIDNFNNIENKTDNVKKVEEFLKPINIETRDDNFSDQKPPQRSPIPKRLNNSAFSAKSDISYIADSGIPHITYEELQKSTDNWNPGHILGKGGFGIVFKGTWKCTKVAIKRIEEKGSQSPMNPVRQTVTELNSLNAYRHDNILPLYGFSFDGPHNCLIYQYMSGGSLERRIRINDALNWESRLKIAIGSARGIQFLHTTSREPLIHGDIKPANILLDENDTPRIGDFGLARKGPSVGDKTHLTISHLQGTKPYLPDEYLRGGKLSTKVDTYSFGIVLFELATGLSSYSERRKNRFLKDHVVLYDKDIVELRDARLENCEKYFLGLINIGKRCTEQCPRERPEMVEALIALEEI; the protein is encoded by the exons ATGGAAGAATCGATTTATATCTATTTATTACCTTATAACGAACGAACCAAACTATGTATCTTATTAGATCAAAACGAAAAATGGGAATTATTAGCAAAATTGATGGGTTACGATGATTTTGTGATACAA agTACGAAGCGTGAAAAATCCCCTTCAGATCACTTATTGACTTTATGGGGGAAACAAAACCATAAAATAACcgaattatttgttttattaagcCGAATGCAATTTTTGGGAGCAATGGAAGTTTTGCAAAGTTACGTCCCGGATAAATTCCACCGTTTAATGCggaaaaaagatgttaaacaaattaacaaaGTGTCCGATTCAAAAATTGGAATTgataactttaataatatcGAGAATAAAACGGATAACGTTAAAAAAGTCGAAGAATTCTTAAAACCGATTAATATCGAAACGAGGGATGATAATTTTTCCGACCAAAAACCACCTCAACGATCCCCAATTCCGAAAAGACTCAATAATTCAGCATTTTCCGCAAAATCCGATATATCGTACATCGCCGATTCGGGAATTCCTCACATAACCTATGAAGAATTACAAAAATCCACTGATAATTGGAATCCGGGTCATATCTTAGGAAAAGGAGGGTTCGGAATCGTTTTTAAAg gcACTTGGAAATGTACTAAAGTTGCTATTAAACGCATTGAGGAGAAAGGATCTCAATCCCCAATGAATCCCGTTCGGCAAACAGTCACAGaattaaatagtttaaatgCATATCGACACGATAACATTTTACCGCTTTACGGGTTCAGTTTTGATGGTCCCCACAACTGTTTAATCTATCAATACATGTCTGGGGGATCTTTAGAGCGTAGGATTCGAATTAATGATGCTTTAAATTGGGAATCTAGGTTAAAAATTGCGATTGGATCAGCTCG agGGATTCAATTTTTGCATACAACATCAAGAGAACCTTTGATTCACGGCGATATCAAACCGGctaatattttattagatGAAAATGACACCCCCCGAATCGGTGATTTTGGGCTTGCAAGAAAAGGACCAAGTGTTGGTGATAAAACCCATTTAACCATTAGTCATTTACAAGGAACTAAGCCATATTTACCTGATGAGTATTTGCGTGGGGGGAAATTATCGACGAAAGTTGACACTTACAGTTTTGGGATTGTTCTGTTTGAATTGGCCACGGGGTTGAGTTCGTATTCGGAAAGGAGAAAAAATCGCTTCTTAAAAGATCATGTTGTACTCTATGATAAAGATATTGTGGAGCTACGAGATGCACGATTAGAAAATTgtgagaaatattttttgggGTTAATTAATATTGGGAAAAGATGCACTGAGCAGTGTCCTAGGGAAAGACCCGAAATGGTCGAGGCGTTAATCGCTTTAGAagagatttaa